A segment of the Echinicola strongylocentroti genome:
ATGGTGTATTCAATGAAAACAACACCACAGGCGGTAAACTGGTCTTTAATCTGGGGGAAATTTCCGAAGATGTTATGAAAGATGGTCGTCAGGCATTCGAAAACGGCCTCCCTACCAATGGCGACCCTTCCGAAACCACAGAAAACGAATGGGGTCGGGTTACCAACCAACAGTACTTGACACCGGGATTTGACAATTCTCCAGAATCCAGGGCTTTTCAGGATGTCGGTTTAGACGGACTGAACAGTGAGCAGGAAGTGGACTATTTCCAGGATCGTTTTCTCAGCAGATTAAATATAAGTGGAGAAGCTTACCAGCAGATCGAGGCAGATCCCTCAGCTGACCGGTTCCAATATTACTTGGGCGACGAGCTAGATCAACAAAACCTCAAAATCCAAGAGCGGTACAAATACTTCAATGGAATGGAAAACAACACCCCCATTTCAGCCAATTCGGATCAAGCATACACAGCTTCTGGATCCAATAAACCAGATAATGAAGACCTTAACGGGGACAATACAATCAATGAAGTAGAAAATTACTATGAATATGAAATAGACCTCGATCCCAACAGTCTGGTGGTAGGTCAAAACAACATTGTCGACCAAGTCACCTCCATCCAAGAAGGTGATGAAGTCAATTGGTACCTCTTCCGCATACCCGTCAGGCAGCCTGACAACGTACAAGGGGATATTACGGGATTTAAGTCCCTCCGCTTTATCAGGACTTACCTTACCGACTTTGAACAGCCAGTGGTGTTGAGAATGGCCAAGTTTCAGATGGTAGGCAGCCAATGGAGGACCTTTAGGGAGTCTCTCTATGAGCGGGGTCTTTTTGAGGTACCGGAGCCCGATGTATCCAATATGACCGTAGGTGTAGTGAACATAGAAGAAAACAGTCAGGGCAACAGTTACCAAAGTGCTTATCGTCTTCCGCCCGGCATCAACCGTGACAGGGACAACACCTCCACTGTCGAACGACAGCTCAACGAACAGTCCCTAAGCCTCTGCATCGACAATCTCCAGAGCAGAGACGCCAGGGCTGTGTTCAAAAACGCCAATTTGGACCTGGTCCAATATGGCCGTCTTAAGATGTTCTTCCACGCCGATAGTGAAGACGCATTGGACGGGGAGCTTACGGCCTTCTTACGACTGGGGACAGACTATACCGATAACTATTATGAGATCGAAGTACCGCTAAACATTACACCAAAAGGCACCCTTGATCCCAACCAAATTTGGCCCAGTGCCAATGAAATAGATATTGCCATTGAGGAAATCGTAGGCGTAAAATCTGAAAGGGACAATAGCCAGCATCCACAAAACCTCCCCTACACTTCCCAGATCAGGCAATATAATGTCACCGTGGTGGGTCGCCCTGAGCTAAACTACGTCCAAGGCCTGATGATAGGAGTACGTAATCCGGCTTCGACCGGAAGTGCCAGTAAGTCCATATGTGTCTGGGCCAATGAACTAAGAGTGGTCGACTTTAACAAATCCAATGGCTGGGCTGCCAATGCACGGCTCAATGCCAAGATAGCAGATGTGGCCACCGTCTCCAGTACCATCCGACACAACACCTTTGGTTTTGGTGGATTGGAAACCCGGCTCTCTGAAAGATCCAGGGAATCCACCACGCAGTATGACGTCTCTGCCAATGTACAGGTGGACAGACTACTCCCTGAAGGGCTCAAGGTAAGTATCCCAATGTATGTAAGCATGGAAAACAGCACCACCAAACCACAGTTTGACCCCTTAAACCCTGACGTTCCCTTTGAACTTGCCCTGAGCAAATTCCGAACGGCAAGTGAGCGGGAAGCCTATCGTGACCTGGTACTGGATCAAGTAAAGCGCCGAAATATCAGCTTTTCGAATGTCCGAAAACTTCCGAGTGAGGAAAAGGAGAAAAACCACCTATATGATCTGTCCAATTTCTCTTTTTCCTATGCCTATGGGGTGGTAAAACAAAGTAATATCAATACAGAAGATTATACCTACGAAACGTATAGGGGCAATATTTCCTACAATTATGCGCCCAACCCCATATTGATAGAACCCTTTAAAAACTGGGGAGTCCTTAAAAGCCCGTATCTCCAACTGATACGTGATTTCAACCTTAACCTTGCCCCCAGCATGATTACGGCAAGTATTGATGTAGACAGGAAGTTTATGCGTACCCAATACCGAAACGACCAACTGACTACTGAGGGAGTGGATCCGCTTTTCCAAAAAAGTTATTACATTAACCGTTTCTTCGGTCTTAATTGGGACCTAACAAAGAACTTGGGTTTTGACTATCGTGCCAGTGTCAATGCCATCGTGGATGAACCTCAAGGAGACTTGGACACCGAAAGCAAACAGGACTCTGTCAGAAACAACTTTAAAAAACTAGGGAGACCTACCAACTACAACCATTCTTTTATTGCCAATTACACCATACCGCTGGACAAAGTGCCGGCGTTGGACTGGATAAGTGCTGATATTAGGTATGAAGCCACATATAGTTGGCTTACCGGTTCCATTGGCCAAAAGGACACACTTGGCAATGTCATTCAAAACACCCGTAACCGGGCCCTTAGCGGTCAACTGGATTTTGTACAGCTTTACAATAAATCCAGCAAACTCAGGGCGCTAAATGCACCCAAACGCCCCTCCATCCCTGGCCAGCGGAGCAATAACGAGCAGGACAGTATCACCACCGACGGCATAGGCAATGGCCTGTTAAAATTTGCCATGATGCTAAAGTCGATCTCAGGGCAATATACCGTAACAGAGGGGACATTTTTGCCCGGGTATATGGAAGGCACAGGGCTATTTGGTATGGATAGGAGCTTCATGAATCCTGGACTAGGCTTCTTATTTGGTAGCCAAGATGCCAGCCTGAGGTATGACCTGGCCAATAGGGGCGTCATCGCCCCAAGTGCGGAGCTCACACAAACCTTCCGGCAAAACCAAGTAAAGAACTTACAATTACAGGCCATTTTGGAACCTACGAGGGATTTCAGGATCACCTTGGACATGAGAAAAAGGGAAACGGGTCAGTACAGTGAGATTTTCCGTAGGGAATCGAACACAAGTGAAGACTATCTCTCCATAAACCCCAACCGTCTAGGCGCCTATAATATCACTTATAACATGATCAAAACGGCCTTTGCCAAGGACGATGCAAACAATAATTCCCCGCTATTTGGGGATTTTGAATCATACAGATCAGTAATCAAAAGCAGGCTGGAAACATCCAACCCTGGAGGAGAGTATAATGTCAATGGCCAAGACGTATTGGTACCAGCATTCTTAGCGGCCTACAGTGGCAAATCACCACAGGAAATCCCGCTAAGCCCTTTTCCGAAGTTTCCTTTGCCCAATTGGCGCGTGGAATACAGAGGACTATCACGGCTTCCCCTGTTTGAAGAAACCTTCAGCTCAATTAACCTTACACATAACTATACATCCACCTATGATGTGAGCAATTTCTCCTCTTCCCTGCTCTATCAAAATGGATTGGAACTGTATAACTCATTGGAAAACTATCCAGCAGCCAATATAACGGATGAATATGGAAGCTATATTCCTGTTTTTATCTTTAATCAAGTCGTACTTTCTGAACGATTTGGACCATTTCTTGGTGTGGACCTCCTGACCAAAAACCGCATGAATATTTCCTTTGAATTCAACAAGGAAAGAAATATTGGCCTCAATTTCTCCAATGCCCAGGTAACGGAGCAAAAAAGTACGGATTTTAGGTTTGAACTGGGGTATACAAAATCGGGTGTGAAGATCCCATTCAAGATACAAGGGCAACAAGAAATCCTAGACAATGACCTGGAAATCCGACTAAGTACCAGTATCGTAGACACCCAAACTCTCCAACGCAAGCTGGAAGAAGGCAGTACCATTACCAACGGCAATGTCAACCTACAAATAAGGCCAAGCTTGGGCTACATCATCAATCAAAACCTAAAAGTGACCCTTTACTTTGACCGCACGGTCAACGATCCCCGGATCACCACCGCCTATAGACGCAGCTCAACCGCATTTGGTGGACAATTACGATTTAATTTAGGGCAATAGGTTTTTTGATTTCGGGAAAGCTCGTATTTTTGACTTTGATTAATCCTAAATATAACATATGAACTTCCCTAAAGACTTGAAGTACACAGAAGACCACGAGTGGGTTAAAATCGAAGGAAACACAGCTACCATCGGTATTACGGAGTTTGCCCAAAGAGAATTGGGTGACATCGTATATGTAGAAGTAGAGACTGTCGGTGAAACTATTGAGACCGGAGAAGTGTTCGGTACAGTAGAGGCAGTAAAAACCGTATCAGATCTTTTCATGCCGCTAAATGGCGAGATCACTGAGTTCAACGAAGAGTTGGAAGGTTCCCCGGAACTGGTCAATGATTCACCTTATGAAGGCGGCTGGATGATCAAAGTGAAGTTTGATGGAGAGCTTCCAGGCGATTTACTGTCGGCTGAAGCATACGCTGAACTGGTTGGTGAATAAACCAAAACAGGTTAGCGAGCGATTATTACCTGCACTCATTTGGCTGGCCATATTGTTATGGCTAATCCTGTCACCAGGAGAAAAACTGCCAGATGTTTCCAAGACCCCAGGAATGGACAAAATAGGTCATTTCGGCCTTTTTATGGGGCTCTTGTTTACTTGGAATAGAGTTTGGAATCACACTACTAGGCCATTGAACAAAAAACATTTTATTACTAATTATTTAGTTTTGGGTGTTTTTTTTGCTATATTAGTAGAATGGATTCAGCAGTTGGTTCCTAACAGAGCCTTTGATCTGCTGGACATTGCAGCAAACTTGCTGGGAAGTGCAGTCGGTACTATTTGTTTTTATATTTTATACAAGAAGAAAAGTAAGCTTGTATAAGTTAAAATAAATGGTTAGAATTGTTATCGCTAAAGTGCAAAGAATTATTAACCTTTATATGAAGTAATAGACTATGGAAGCCAAAAAGACACCGAAAGCTGATTTGAGCAAGAAGTCAGGAATGTTCCTGAACTTGGGGCTCTTGGTCAGCGTTGGTCTTACGCTGTTTGCTTTCGAGTACAAAACGTACGAATCAGGAGAGCTGATGGACTTGGGAACAGTGGAAGACGATTTCGAGGAATTGTTAGATATTCCGATCACCGAACAACCACCACCGCCACCACCGCCAGTAGAGCAACCAATTATCGAGGAAATTCCTGATGAAGTAGAAATCGAAGAAAAAATTGAAGTAAACTTCGATGTGGAAGTACAGGAAGAAACGGTTATCAAAGAAGTGGTTATTGAAGATGCTCCAGTGCAAGAAAAAGCTGAAGAGATTTTCGATGTGGTAGAAACCATGCCTACCCCTCCAGGAGGAATGGAAGGCTGGAACAAATACCTCAGCAAAAACCTGAAGTACCCTACCCAAGCAAGGAGAATGGGAATCGAAGGTACTGTATACGTGGTATTCGTGGTGAACACTGATGGCTCCATCCAAGACGTAGGTATCCTTAGAGGTATCGGCGGAGGCTGTGATGAAGAAGCCATGAGAGTAGTAAGAAACGCCCCTAATTGGCAACCTGGTAAACAAAGAGGTCGCCCAGTTAGGGTAAAAATGAGACTACCGATTCGATTCAAGCTAAGCTAATCGATCGAACAATTCATAGAAAAAGGGCTGTCATTAATTTGATAGCCCTTTTTTAATTCTTCCCCTCACATCATTTTTTAGGATCAAGCGGAAAAGTTGGGGGACTGATGGAACGCTGATGACGCAGATGATTATAATTTGCGTTGATTTTTTTCTTAAATTGGAAAAGAAAAGGAGCATAAAAAAGTCCTGAAATGGCGTAATATCCTTAGCCAGGGGCATCGCCCATGGTGAAACAATAAAAATAAGGTCATTGTTTTAGTAGCAACACCCCTCCTAGCGCTGATAAATTCGCGCTAAAACCCAATACACACCAATAGCGCATTATTCCAATAATCAATAGGGAGAAGCAATTTCAAGAAAGTGTGTCGAAATTTATCCCCCGTAGAAATATTGCTTGATCCATTTTTCAACTTGGAATATGCCTTAGCCAATCTATCACTTGAAGAAAATATTATAACTACATTATTAGTTTATTAACTAATAATGTAGTATATTCATTACATAATTAAAACTTCAGATAGTATGGAAGCCAAAAAAACACAAAAAGCAGATTTACGGAGCAAACATGGCCTATTCCTCAATATTGGTCTACTGATTAGCACAGGACTAGCCCTAGCGGCCTTTGAGTTCAAATCCCACTCTACTGTTACAGTACAGGACTATGAGCTAAGGTCAGATCCATTTGAAGATATACTTGATGTCCCCATCACCACCCACCAAGTTCCTGAACCACCGAAGGTCGAGCAACCAGAAATCAACGAAGTTCCCAATGATAAGGAAATCGAAGAAGAATTCGAGCCTCTTCTGAACATAGAATTTCCACAGGAGCCTGTTATCCACAGCCCTGTACTCCCTACAGCCCCACCAATAGAGGATAAAGCTGAAGAGATCGTGGACTTTGCTGAAAAAATGCCCGCTCCACCAGGTGGAATGAAAGGCTGGAACAACTACCTTAGCAAAAACCTAAAATACCCTAGACAGGCCGTCAGACAGGGAATTGAAGGTACCGTGTTTTTGGCTTTCGTCGTGAACAAGGACGGTTCGATTCAGGATGTTGAAATCTTGCGAGGTGTGGGCGGTGGCTGTAGTGAAGAGGCTATCCGAGTACTCAAAAATGCCCCTGACTGGAAACCTGGCCTCCAAAGAGGACGACCGGTGAGGGTAAAAATGAGATTGCCCATCAAGTTCAAGCTAAACTAATTTCCACCAACCTTTATCCTGAGGCCACTTCTATGAGTGGCCTCTTTTGGTATTAATAAGCCGATAAATAAATCACCTCCATTGCATTGGATGGATTCGCGTATTCCGGATCATAAATAGCCCCGTTGGCAAAAGGCCATTGATCGTGAACAGTCCTGAATAATGCATGACAATTTACTTTATTGGGAACTAAATTTGTGGTATTTTTGTCATCCCTTACCGAATGGGGCTGACCGGTTTTGACAGTAGGTGTGAAGACTGGGCTCGCATGTCGGGTGGAGCATGTACGCCCGTGAATAATTCATGCGATCTATAATTGGCGAATCTAATTACGCCATGGCTGCCTAATCAGACCCTAACAGGGACTGATACTGCTTAAAGGGTTGAGTTCGCTAGGCGGATTCCCCAGCCACATCCCGCAGCTCTCTGTCTTGGCAGAGCTGATCTTGGGGTGTCGACTTGCCAGGACTAGTGCCACTGATGCTATTAAGGTAGTGCGAAACTAAAATAGCTAAGCGTGACGGTAGCTGTGTCATCCAGCGGCCCAACGACGAAAACCCAATAGATGACTAAACATGTAGACGGTACAGTGTTTCCCTATCTGGACCAGGGTTCGACTCCCTGCAGCTCCACCTGACGGCACAAATGCTCATTTTGAGATTTTGTGCCGTTTTTTTTAACACCTAACCCTCTATCTATCAAATAGATAAGACTAACCATTTTATTGACTTTCGGGGTTCGATAATTATTTTTTTCAAACACCAATTTTTCACTAAAGATCGAACTCAACAGCCTCTGCTTGTCTTCTAGGCCTGATTTTGAATATAAATCACCTAAATTAGAAATTACCCTTAAACAGGAATTTATCGTTTCTTTTATGTTTCTTTTTGGCTTTTCCCGTACACTCGCCAATTGACGCTCTAATCGATCTATTGAATCAGTTACTTCTTTTTTGATTTCTTTAAAATCATCACTATCAATCTTATCATTCAGCAATAGCTGCCTTGCTTTTTTTAACTTATTACTCTCATTTTCAATTTTCTCCAATAAGGATTTCTTTTCATTTCCTCTATCATTCAATTTTGAATTAAGAATTTCAATTAGTTCATTTTGAAAATACTTAAGCCTTTCTTCTTTAATTGAAAACTGGTTAAGCATCTCATTCAGATTCTCATTTACGAGATCAGCTCTAAAACGACATCTACATGGTGATTTACAATGGTAGTAATAATAATACTTCCCTGTTTTACTCTTTGAAGGGCTTCCCGTCAAACCTCTTCCACAATTGGGACATTCTAAAAAACCTCTGAGCGGCAACTGTTCCTTGGAAATTATTTTCACCTTATTCTTCCTTCCTCTTCCATCCAAAACATCCTGAACACTATTAAATAACCTTTCTGATATTAACGCCTCATGTTGCCCCTCAACGAAATGAGGTTCTTCATCCTTATAGGCTGGAACAAAAATTTTTCCAATATAATGTTTACTCCTTAGCATTCTCCAAAAGCTGGATTTTGTAAGGCTTAAACCCTTTTTGAACATTTCTGTATAGATTTTCTCGGTATTAAAAGTACCTTCTGCCACCTTTTCAAATGATTCGATGACAAGACTAGCTTCAGGTTCTTTTGGTGCAATGTATTTTTTTCCTGTTTCAGTCGACCGATTAATATACCCTATTGGTGCTTTCTTCAAATACCGGCCTTCTTTGGTTGCCCTTCTAATACCATGGAATATATTGAGCGCTCTCCTATCATTTTCGACTTCTGGCGCAGCCAAATAAATTGCCAACATCATTTTGTTCTCGGGTATTTCCAAATCAAGAGGCTGTTCTATTGCTTGAGGTTCAATATTAAGACTTCTTAGAATATTGATCATAAAATAAGCATCACCTGCATTTCTGCTAAACCTGTCCCATTTTGTAAACAGGATAAGATCTACTTTTCCTTTCTTTCTTCCTTTAAGATCAGTCAAAAGTCTTTGCCACTCTGGTCGATCAAAAGTCTTGGCACTATGGTCTTCATAAATAACCTGCCTTACCTTTATATCGTTAACAAGGCAATACCTTTTCAATACCTCTTCTTGATTACGTTGAGAATAACCTTTATCAGCCTGCTCGTCTGTACTTACTCTAATATATAAATCAGCAATTTTCATTGGTAAAAATTTGGTTTACAGCTAATTTACAAAATAGGTGGATAGTGTCAAACAAATGTTCAGCATCAGCATAGGAGATTTCCTGACCATCTTTTCTCAATAATTTTATCAGCTTTTTAATTTTTTCCTGCCTCTTTTTCCCTTTAAGTTGTACCATATTATTAATCTGATAGAGGCTTAATTAAATTTACATTCATTACAAATATTCACCAGTTTAACCCTACTGGGGTATAATATAAAAGCAATTATGAAATGACATTTCTCTTTTAATTAGCCCGACCTATCATCAGCTTAAATAATCAGCAAAAAAAAGGGCTTATAGCCCTCCTTCATCAGCAAAGGAATAATAACTTTCCGCAGTGAGGATGATATGGTCCATTACCGGCAAATCCAAAAGTTTGCCTGCTTTGACCATTTTATCGGTCAGGCGGTTGTCCTGTTCACTTGGCCGAAGGGTTCCGGAAGGGTGGTTGTGTGCTAGGATAATACAGGAAGCAGACGCCTTCATGGCTGCAGCAAAGATCACTTTCAGATCCACTATGGTTCCACATGTCCCCCCGGAAGAGGCGTTTACTATGCCCAATACACGGTTTGCCCGGTTGAGCAAGATTACTTTGAACTCTTCGATGAACTCCAATTTCGATTTTTCCCAGTTTGCCCTGAGCACCTTACTGGCACCAAGAGAAGAGACGATCTGGGGTTTTTCGGAGACTTTTGAGTTAGGACGATAGCTTAACGTGATTTCGGCTACTTGGCTGGGAACGAAATTTGTGTTGTTGGTATCCATAACATTTCATGTTTTAGGTTAGAAATTAATTATGGACGCCTCCCAGCTTGAGGGCAACCAAGGCCAAGTGGCAACGGAATAAATGAAGGCACTGTGGGAAGCCCTGTGCTTATGCCGTAAGCTCATGGCCGCTCGGCAGGCCGAAAGCTAACTTTGTGGAGTGATTAATGATTGAAATAATTAATTTTTGAAATTTAGAATGGAACCCTTTCCCCTTTTCAGTTAATGTCCACTTTTCAATTCCGGCACGCTGTCTGGCGCGCTTCGGCCAAAGGTGACAGAATTTCGGACTGTGGATCAAGACTCAGGTTTGGGTAGCCCTGATCGCCAACCTGTTACAAAAAATGCAGGAAAGCCGAAATATTCACCACGCTCGTGAGTTTGGCCGCCGTAAACATGGGATCATATATTTACCTGATACAGATAGTAAAATCCGGAAGGATGGGTGCCATAAACCGTGACCTTAAAATAGTTCAATTGGAAATCTTCCAGAATAGCAAAGGGGTTGTTTTTCAAAAACCGGAAAATCGCCCTAGATGCACTTGAAAGGACTATAACCTTTTCGTTTAAAATTTTATCGGGTGACAATAAAAAAGCACCATGCTGGACATGTAAAGGACATCTTGTCTTGTTGGTTTGTTAAAATATTGATTTCATTAGTAGAAACCTGAGCTCGACTTAATTTTAGTATTAAAACCGTCACGCGAACCCCTTTTAGGAGGATGTGGGTTGGAAAAGGGTGTGGCAACTCGCCGCGGCGAGCTGCCACGGCTTCCACCCGTTCAGACCTCCCTCTAAGCCCTGTTTGGATACAGACAGGCTCGCAGAGCATGTTCCGACCCATGTACGGAAACGCCCTTATAATCGAACTGAGGTTATAAACCATCAGCTGCATCTACAATCTGAATTCGTTAATTTATTTTCTTCAAGGTATTTAAGAACATATGGAGAGATTTCTTTTTTATATTGTTCTTCCTTTAGGAGGTAACCTTTCAACAAAATCTCTATCAGCATTTCCTTTGTGGGTTCAGGTTTTGTCAATCCATTCCAAATCCATTCTCTTATATCAGAATTACCCGTTGAATGATTAGGATAAAAGTAAAAATTGCCCACCTTTATGGTTGGTGACGCTATAATTTGTGCTTTTTCAGCCTCTTCAATTGTCTTAACTGTTGTTGACTTGAATAATATCTTACAATCCAAATTATCAAAAAGTTTTTGTACGTCCTGAATTGCCGAAACAAGCTCATCATGCACGTTATCACAGGCTGAACAAGAGTTGTTTTCATTAGAGGGCATTTCTACTTGAAATAGTTCTACTTTCAACACTTTTTTTGTTGCTGTTTCCATTTTTCTTAATGATTTAAAATTATTGTTTATTTCTTAGACTTTGGAAACACTAAAAAGATGCAAACTATTTAATTCAATTATTCAAGGCAACAAGTTTTGGTGATACTATATGACATAAATTGATTTTCTGAAGCTTCCATTTTGCCACATTCATCAAACTTATCACGAAGCATTATTCTAGCTCTTTGAATTCTTGATTTAGTTGCTGATAATGTTAAACCGAGCTGTTTTGCAACTTCCTTTTGAGGCTTTCCTTTTATATCAAAAAGATGTAATGGCAAGGCATATTTGCTTGGTAGCGTCTTTATAAATTTATTTAGCCACACATAAATGTTTTCATCATAATCTTGAAAGCTTGGAAAGTCTAAATTTTCTAAACTCACCTCAGTTGTTGTTTGATCTGACTTTTTATAATAGTCAACAATTGTATTCTGTGTGATTCTGTATAGCCAAGCCCTTATATGTGTTACATTGTTTTTTCGCTCGCAATAAGACGTAATTTTTATAAGTACCGACTGCA
Coding sequences within it:
- a CDS encoding DUF2703 domain-containing protein encodes the protein METATKKVLKVELFQVEMPSNENNSCSACDNVHDELVSAIQDVQKLFDNLDCKILFKSTTVKTIEEAEKAQIIASPTIKVGNFYFYPNHSTGNSDIREWIWNGLTKPEPTKEMLIEILLKGYLLKEEQYKKEISPYVLKYLEENKLTNSDCRCS
- a CDS encoding sigma-70 family RNA polymerase sigma factor is translated as MKCDIYTIWQTYQNDLRAYVRKRVSNVEDADDIVQSVLIKITSYCERKNNVTHIRAWLYRITQNTIVDYYKKSDQTTTEVSLENLDFPSFQDYDENIYVWLNKFIKTLPSKYALPLHLFDIKGKPQKEVAKQLGLTLSATKSRIQRARIMLRDKFDECGKMEASENQFMSYSITKTCCLE